The Akkermansia muciniphila genome contains a region encoding:
- a CDS encoding YbaB/EbfC family nucleoid-associated protein — MNMMKMMKQVQQMQAGLAAAQEKLASQTVTLEGAGGKLKVTATCDGNLTELVIDPSIIDPSDSEFLQDLLLQTINAAIAKGKETAAAEMKKLTGGLDLPPGMGF, encoded by the coding sequence ATGAATATGATGAAAATGATGAAGCAGGTCCAGCAGATGCAGGCCGGACTTGCCGCCGCCCAGGAAAAACTGGCCTCCCAGACCGTTACTCTGGAAGGCGCGGGCGGCAAGCTGAAAGTCACCGCCACCTGTGACGGAAATCTCACGGAGCTGGTTATTGATCCCTCCATCATTGACCCGTCCGACTCCGAATTTCTCCAGGACCTGCTCCTGCAAACCATTAACGCCGCCATCGCCAAAGGCAAGGAAACCGCAGCCGCGGAAATGAAAAAGCTGACGGGCGGACTGGACCTGCCCCCCGGCATGGGCTTTTAA
- a CDS encoding putative manganese-dependent inorganic diphosphatase, producing the protein MLPEKTEKRPIYVIGHQNPDTDAICSAIGNAEFLRAHGEPDAIAARCGEMTLRTSWVLEKAGLPEPLLVYDVTPTAGTICRRDVISVSPDDTFLTAYRRMTENSLQTIPVVDADHNLHGLLRYFDLLSLLMPLNMTEMNVRSVFSSLSNIATTIDGKCLTGETLSEEETQNIILVGASSEPSVRTRLANYKRKGIVQDLIVICGDRPNVQLYAVEHGVRALVTTSGAFPSLDIVETAQTTGTCILSTPWDTASVGQLIRCSRKVMEQVHKDYTVFPENMPLPELRQAAVKSKQALFPVMSIRTNKMIGVLSKTDLVDPPRMRVALVDHNEFSQAVKGVEEAEIVEVMDHHRLGTQISTRDPIRFLNEPVGSTSTLVARRFYHRDAEPSQAVAICLCAGILSDTLNLTSPTTARADREMLEWLTGIAKIDAKKFTEEFFATGSLLRSKTAPSAIIQADRKTFTEYGHKISISQIEEIGIFGLQEVQDDLVKELQKLVEEEGLKLACLLVTDIVTHDSMLLAVGDEEVLERIEYERLGPNLFSAADVVSRKKQLFPAISRALKTL; encoded by the coding sequence ATGCTTCCGGAGAAGACAGAAAAAAGGCCCATATACGTGATCGGCCACCAGAATCCGGATACGGATGCCATTTGTTCCGCCATAGGTAATGCGGAGTTTTTAAGAGCCCATGGCGAACCTGACGCCATTGCCGCCAGATGCGGGGAGATGACGCTGAGAACGTCCTGGGTGCTGGAAAAGGCCGGACTGCCGGAGCCGCTCCTCGTTTATGACGTAACACCCACTGCGGGAACGATCTGCCGCCGTGATGTGATCAGCGTAAGTCCGGACGATACGTTCCTGACGGCGTACCGCAGGATGACGGAGAACTCCCTTCAGACCATTCCGGTGGTTGACGCGGACCACAATCTTCATGGGCTGCTGCGTTATTTTGATTTGCTGAGCCTGCTGATGCCCCTGAACATGACGGAGATGAATGTGCGCTCCGTTTTTTCCAGCCTGAGCAACATTGCCACCACCATTGACGGCAAGTGCCTGACGGGGGAGACCCTGAGTGAGGAAGAAACGCAGAATATCATTCTGGTGGGGGCTTCCAGCGAGCCGAGCGTCCGGACGAGGCTTGCCAATTACAAAAGAAAGGGCATTGTCCAGGATCTGATCGTTATTTGCGGGGACCGTCCGAACGTGCAGCTTTATGCCGTGGAGCACGGAGTGCGCGCGCTGGTAACCACCTCCGGGGCGTTCCCGTCCCTGGATATTGTTGAGACGGCCCAGACGACAGGCACATGCATTTTAAGCACCCCGTGGGATACGGCCAGTGTGGGCCAGTTGATCCGCTGCTCCCGGAAGGTGATGGAACAGGTGCACAAGGATTATACGGTTTTTCCGGAGAATATGCCGCTGCCTGAATTGAGGCAGGCCGCTGTGAAGAGCAAGCAGGCGCTATTCCCCGTGATGAGCATCAGGACCAACAAGATGATTGGCGTATTGAGCAAGACGGACCTGGTGGACCCGCCCCGCATGCGCGTAGCCCTGGTGGACCATAATGAATTTTCACAGGCCGTCAAGGGGGTGGAGGAAGCGGAGATCGTGGAGGTCATGGACCACCACCGCCTGGGCACCCAGATTTCCACCCGGGACCCGATCCGATTTTTGAATGAGCCTGTGGGCTCCACTTCCACCCTGGTGGCACGCAGGTTTTACCACCGTGATGCGGAGCCTTCCCAGGCTGTGGCGATTTGCCTGTGCGCGGGTATTCTTTCCGATACGCTGAACCTGACGTCCCCCACCACGGCGCGGGCGGACAGGGAGATGCTGGAATGGCTGACCGGCATTGCCAAGATAGACGCCAAGAAGTTTACGGAAGAGTTTTTCGCCACCGGTTCCCTGCTGCGCTCCAAAACGGCGCCTTCCGCGATTATCCAGGCGGACAGGAAAACCTTTACGGAGTACGGGCACAAGATCAGCATCTCCCAGATTGAGGAAATCGGCATCTTCGGCCTTCAGGAAGTTCAGGATGACCTGGTGAAGGAGCTTCAGAAATTGGTGGAGGAAGAAGGGTTGAAACTGGCGTGCCTTCTGGTTACGGACATTGTCACGCATGATTCCATGCTTCTGGCCGTGGGGGATGAAGAGGTGCTGGAGCGCATCGAGTACGAACGGCTGGGGCCCAACCTGTTTTCCGCCGCTGATGTGGTCAGCCGCAAGAAGCAGCTTTTCCCGGCTATTTCCCGTGCCTTGAAAACCCTGTAG
- a CDS encoding endonuclease/exonuclease/phosphatase family protein, whose protein sequence is MHRLRRRKHLAEPLPALSGVNHLGIALGCVSLCLWVIVVTIFWTGSDTMAFMTSLPIWACCLIFSFPALLAWLIFGSRIGLLGVIVWFAYGIVVTDFIPPIARTGMEYYKMPPAPDSRQIRVLTLYGGCVENPPIEQISKLRADVIFIQGCSNHNRTLKFAYSIFGRTSYIKQIGSCAIIVRHGQIGPAQSITDTSGLIVDWIPENSSLAIRLINISLEPFEHRFDLYSPACWKYFHTLRFIHRKQLQYLFDTLKEVGSQHGELPIILAGNFSAAPQSPIFSKLSSDFQDCFKLKGAGYGATCPVNFPLLRLDRVFCTPPLKPERASTVLVPDTIRRSILADISMP, encoded by the coding sequence GTGCACAGGCTCAGAAGGCGCAAACATCTGGCAGAACCACTGCCTGCGTTATCCGGTGTCAACCACCTGGGGATAGCGCTGGGTTGCGTCTCTCTGTGCCTGTGGGTTATCGTCGTCACCATTTTCTGGACCGGATCGGACACGATGGCCTTTATGACTTCACTGCCCATCTGGGCGTGCTGTCTTATCTTCTCCTTCCCGGCGCTTCTGGCGTGGCTGATTTTCGGTTCCCGGATCGGGCTGCTTGGCGTCATTGTCTGGTTTGCATACGGCATCGTCGTCACGGATTTCATCCCTCCCATCGCCAGAACGGGAATGGAATATTACAAAATGCCCCCGGCGCCGGACTCCCGCCAGATCAGAGTCCTTACCCTGTACGGGGGCTGCGTGGAAAACCCGCCCATTGAACAGATATCCAAACTCCGGGCGGACGTCATCTTTATCCAGGGATGCAGCAACCACAACCGGACGCTCAAATTTGCCTACAGCATCTTCGGACGCACCTCCTACATCAAGCAAATTGGAAGCTGCGCCATCATTGTGCGCCACGGCCAGATAGGTCCGGCGCAAAGCATCACGGATACCTCAGGCCTGATCGTGGACTGGATACCGGAAAACTCTTCTTTGGCAATACGGCTCATCAACATCAGCCTGGAGCCCTTTGAGCACCGCTTTGACCTTTATTCCCCCGCCTGCTGGAAATACTTCCACACACTCCGGTTCATTCACCGCAAACAGCTCCAGTATCTGTTTGATACCCTGAAGGAGGTAGGAAGCCAGCACGGTGAACTGCCTATCATCCTGGCCGGGAACTTCAGCGCCGCTCCTCAATCCCCCATCTTCTCCAAACTCAGCAGCGACTTTCAGGATTGCTTCAAGCTGAAAGGCGCCGGATACGGGGCCACCTGTCCCGTCAACTTCCCGCTGCTGCGCCTGGACCGGGTCTTCTGCACACCGCCGCTCAAACCTGAACGCGCCAGCACCGTGCTGGTACCGGATACCATCCGCCGCTCCATCCTGGCGGACATTTCCATGCCCTGA
- a CDS encoding TonB family protein: MFIAVGVALCVQVALCAVLVAIHFQELWLPSVQSGEVEMEFVAPSEEILQELEEVRPVPVDPAAAPPTVSSIPEITADEDLLAMKLPENEDCSEMKDFLQEEPQTEFLPEELASQRISMKEVKPRRPAKTPAVSRPGPPAPDENVTPDKKVRYKHAPSLPNSVNSSKVGKVNAVVKVAVGVNPRGEPSSVNLIQSTGNAELDRLFMRWVKENWTFYPAEKDGVPIASKVVVPVRLNID, translated from the coding sequence ATGTTTATTGCGGTGGGGGTGGCTTTGTGCGTCCAGGTGGCTTTATGCGCCGTGCTCGTAGCCATCCATTTTCAGGAGCTGTGGCTCCCTTCCGTCCAGAGCGGGGAGGTAGAAATGGAGTTTGTGGCCCCTTCCGAGGAGATTCTCCAGGAGCTGGAGGAGGTTCGGCCCGTGCCGGTGGACCCCGCGGCGGCTCCTCCTACGGTCAGCTCCATTCCGGAAATTACCGCGGATGAGGACCTGCTTGCGATGAAGCTGCCGGAAAACGAGGATTGTTCCGAGATGAAGGATTTTCTTCAGGAGGAGCCTCAAACGGAGTTTTTGCCGGAAGAGCTTGCCAGCCAGCGGATTTCCATGAAAGAGGTGAAACCCAGGCGCCCCGCAAAAACTCCTGCGGTATCTCGGCCGGGACCTCCGGCGCCGGATGAAAATGTGACTCCGGATAAAAAGGTGCGTTATAAACATGCTCCATCCTTGCCCAATTCCGTCAATTCTTCTAAAGTCGGGAAGGTGAATGCCGTGGTGAAAGTTGCGGTGGGGGTAAATCCCCGTGGCGAACCTTCATCCGTCAATCTTATTCAGTCAACGGGGAATGCGGAACTGGACCGTCTTTTCATGCGCTGGGTGAAAGAGAATTGGACTTTCTACCCGGCAGAAAAGGACGGCGTGCCCATTGCTTCCAAGGTAGTGGTGCCCGTCAGGTTGAATATAGATTAA